One window from the genome of Drosophila subpulchrella strain 33 F10 #4 breed RU33 unplaced genomic scaffold, RU_Dsub_v1.1 Primary Assembly Seq27, whole genome shotgun sequence encodes:
- the LOC119559635 gene encoding rho GTPase-activating protein conundrum isoform X3: MLPEMFTTPMESSTGTRSRSATPDSLDSIQVDEVWANTSIPSFVSNFENISETDSSSGKRSKSKYLKQNLQRTPSAPLKSTIYADIFRGSHARCDIPLYSTHGVELLGYSRIGTIHLPRIRSSSDPLCSVGQARKILLRDSQSENKTLCHQELLNSEQQSVRLSPMPYDGLSFESISRDTSGLDCGETLDDYNTSLKLFTDIFLLSQIDLKRLQAVLWLELATIFDRYEVSLDKRKPFKRRRKEEGNLFGVSLNALIRRDQQVTGTDSKLVPQFLEKLLTELMHRGSREEGILRIGGHKQKTEILYKELDSTFYQKPEKLAHLFGTATVHELGALLKRWLRELPQPLLSTELIQLFYQCHRLPSMDQRNALTIVCQLLPPENRNTLRSLLRFLNNIIDLKDINKMDLHNVSTIIAPSFFPPRFIHPNDRTSIAEQVKMAAQCCRLTKVLIWHGDKLFRVPNNLIIESKTKKTRMAKKEWLRRD; encoded by the exons ATGTTGCCCGAAATGTTTACAACCCCTATG GAATCGAGTACAGGGACACGTTCACGGAGTGCAACGCCAGATTCACTAGATTCTATACAGGTCGATGAAGTTTGGGCAAACACTTCTAT acCAAGTTTTGTAAGTAATTTCGAAAACATTAGTGAAACTGATAGTAGCAGTGGTAAACGATCAAAAAGCAAATACTTGAAACAAAACTTACAACGAACACCCAGCGCACCGCTTAAAAGTACCATCTACGCGGACATATTTCGAGGCTCCCATGCCCGATGTGATATACCTTTGTATTCAACGCATGGTGTGGAACTGCTTGGGTATTCTCGGATTGGAACCATACATTTGCCACGAATCCGATCAAGTTCAGATCCACTTTGCTCAGTTGG gcAAGCGCGTAAAATACTATTGCGGGATTCGCAGAgtgaaaataaaacattatgTCATCAAGAGCTACTAAACTCGGAACAGCAGTCTGTACGACTGTCACCCATGCCTTATGATGGCCTCAGCTTTGAAAGCATTTCTCGAGATACCTCTGGTCTTGATTGCGGTGAAACTCTAGATGATTATAATACTTCTTTAAAACTATTCACAGATATCTTTTTATTAAGCCAAATTGACCTTAAACGCTTACAGGCAGTACTTTGGTTAGAATTGGCCACAATATTTGATCGTTACGAAGTGAGTTTGGATAAAAGGAAGCCGTTTAAGCGTCGCCGCAAAGAGGAGGGTAATCTCTTTGGTGTATCTTTAAATGCACTTATACGTCGGGACCAACAAGTTACTGGCACTGACTCTAAGTTAGTTCCAcaatttttggaaaaactgCTAACCGAACTTATGCACCGCGGCTCTAGAGAAGAAGGAATACTACGTATAGGTGGACACAAGCAAAAG acTGAAATACTTTATAAAGAATTAGACTCAACCTTTTATCAAAAACCCGAGAAGTTAGCTCATCTGTTTGGAACAGCTACGGTTCACGAACTAGGCGCTCTGCTAAAACGCTGGTTGCGTGAACTTCCCCAACCTTTGCTTTCTACCGAActtatacaattattttatcaATGTCACAGACTTCCATCCATGGATCAAAGAAATGCATTAACGATTGTATGTCAACTACTTCCACCTGAAAATAGGAACACATTGCGTTCTCTCTTAAgatttttaaacaatattattgACTTGAAGGATATAAACAAAATGGACCTGCATAACGTATCTACAATAATTGCTCCATCATTTTTTCCACCACGATTTATTCACCCGAATGACAGAACCAGCATTGCTGAGCAAGTAAAAATGGCTGCACAGTGTTGCCGTTTGACGAAAGTTTTAATCTGGCATGGTGATAAACTTTTTCGTGTACCAAATAATCTAATTATAGAATCCAAGACTAAGAAAACGAGAATG GCTAAAAAAGAATGGCTTCGGCGAGATTAA